From Budorcas taxicolor isolate Tak-1 chromosome 19, Takin1.1, whole genome shotgun sequence, the proteins below share one genomic window:
- the USP22 gene encoding ubiquitin carboxyl-terminal hydrolase 22: MDAELVVTPPGCAHLGSFKVDNWKQNLRAIYQCFVWSGSAEARKRKAKSCVCHVCGLHLNRLHSCLHCVFFGCFTKKHIHEHAKSKRHNLAIELMYGGIYCFLCQDYIYDKDIEIIAKEEQRKAWKMQGVGEKFSTWEPTKRELELLKHNPKRRKITSNCTIGLRGLINLGNTCFMNCIVQALTHTPLLRDFFLSDRHRCEMQSPSSCLVCEMSSLFQEFYSGHRSPHIPYKLLHLVWTHARHLAGYEQQDAHEFLIAALDVLHRHCKGDDNGKKANNPNHCNCIIDQIFTGGLQSDVTCQVCHGVSTTIDPFWDISLDLPGSSTPFWPLSPGSESSVVNGESHVSGTTTLTDCLRRFTRPEHLGSSAKIKCSGCHSYQESTKQLTMKKLPIVACFHLKRFEHSAKLRRKITTYVSFPLELDMTPFMASSKESRMNGQYQQPTDSLNNDNKYSLFAVVNHQGTLESGHYTSFIRQHKDQWFKCDDAIITKASIADVLDSEGYLLFYHKQFLEYE; encoded by the exons ATGGACGCGGAGCTCGTGGTGACGCCGCCGGGCTGCGCGCACCTGGGGAGCTTCAAGGTGGACAACTGGAAGCAGAACCTGCGCGCCATCTACCAGTGCTTCGTGTGGAGCGGCTCGGCGGAGGCCCGCAAGCGGAAG GCAAAGTCGTGCGTCTGCCATGTGTGTGGCCTCCACCTGAACCGGCTGCACTCCTGCCTGCACTGTGTCTTCTTCGGCTGTTTCACGAAGAAGCACATTCACGAGCACgccaagtccaagaggcacaaccTGG cCATCGAGCTCATGTACGGAGGTATCTACTGCTTTTTGTGTCAGGACTACATTTATGACAAAGACATAGAAATCATTGCCAAAGAGGAGCAGCGGAAAGCTTGGAAGATGCAAG GTGTCGGGGAGAAGTTTTCAACGTGGGAGCCGACCAAACGGGAGCTTGAGCTGCTGAAACACAACCCCAAGCGGCGGAAGATCACGTCCAACTGCACCATCG GTCTGCGCGGCCTTATCAACCTGGGGAACACGTGCTTCATGAACTGCATCGTGCAGGCGCTCACGCACACACCCCTGCTGCGCGACTTCTTCCTGTCCGACCGGCACCGCTGTGAAATGCAGAGCCCCAGCTCCTGCCTGGTCTGCGAGATGTCCTCCCTGTTCCAGGAG TTCTACTCGGGGCACCGGTCCCCCCACATCCCATACAAGCTGCTGCACCTGGTGTGGACGCACGCccggcacctggcaggctacgagCAGCAGGACGCACACGAGTTCCTCATCGCGGCCCTGGACGTCCTGCACCGGCACTGCAAAG GTGACGATAACGGGAAGAAGGCCAACAACCCGAACCACTGCAACTGTATCATAGACCAGATTTTCACAGGAGGGCTGCAGTCTGACGTCACCTGCCAGGTGTGCCA TGGGGTTTCCACCACCATCGACCCCTTCTGGGACATCAGCCTGGACCTCCCTGGCTCTTCCACCCCCTTCTGGCCGCTGAGCCCTGGAAGCGAGAGCAGTGTGGTAAATGGGGAGAGCCACGTGTCAGGAACCACGACCCTCACCGACTGTCTGCGGAG ATTTACCAGACCAGAGCACTTAGGAAGCAGTGCCAAGATCAAATGCAGCGGTTGCCATAGCTACCAGGAGTCCACCAAGCAGCTCACCATGAAAAAGCTGCCCATTGTGGCCTGCTTCCACCTCAAA CGGTTTGAACACTCAGCCAAACTCCGGCGTAAGATCACCACCTACGTGTCCTTTCCCCTGGAGCTGGACATGACCCCCTTCATGGCCTCCAG CAAAGAGAGCAGGATGAACGGACAGTACCAGCAGCCGACAGACAGTCTCAACAATGACAACAA GTACTCGTTGTTTGCGGTGGTCAACCACCAGGGGACCCTGGAGAGCGGCCACTACACCAGCTTCATCCGACAGCACAAGGACCAGTGGTTCAAATGTGATGACGCCATCATCACCAAGGCCAGCATCGCGGACGTGCTGGACAGCGAGGG GTACTTGCTGTTCTACCACAAGCAGTTCCTGGAGTACGAGTAG